From a region of the Balaenoptera acutorostrata chromosome 14, mBalAcu1.1, whole genome shotgun sequence genome:
- the BEND3 gene encoding BEN domain-containing protein 3, with protein sequence MNATEFSEDVEEVLKNNTVKVETEAEDAALDCSVNSRSSEKHALDSVFTGFQDSSKRKQPGGEGPPDSVPSVKRRRLIPEALLAGMRNRENSSPCQGNGEQAGRGKSSGSVWPGEEEPSNDVTTPSYKKPLYGISHKIMEKKNPPTGDALNTFELFEKANPRNSPSPLRLLNEPQKRDGGGATAATDGDPNIYFLIQKMFYMLNTLSSNMSQLHSKVDLLSLEVSRIKKQVSPTEMVAKFQPPPEYQLTAAELKQIVDQSLSGGDLACRLLVQLFPELFSDVDFSRGCSACGFAAKRKLESLHLQLIRNYVEVYYPSVKDTAVWQAECLPQLNDFFSRFWAQREMEDSQPGGQVAGFFEAEQVDTGHFLDSKDQEEALSLDRSSTIASDHVVDTQDLTEFLDEASSPGEFAVFLLHRLFPELFDHRKLGEQYSCYGDGGKQELDPQRLQIIRNYTEIYFPDMQEEEAWLQQCAQRMNDELEGLGLDAGSEGEPPRDDCYDSSSLPDDISVVKVEDSFEGERPGRRSKKIWLVPIDFDKLEIPQPDFEVPGADCLLSKEQLRSIYESSLSIGNFASRLLVHLFPELFTHENLRKQYNCSGSLGKKQLDPSRIKLIRHYVQLLYPRAKNDRVWTLEFVGKLDERCRRRDTEQRRSYQQQRKVHVPGPECRDLASYAINPERFREEFEGPPLPPERSSKDFCKIPLDELVVPSPDFPVPSPYLLSDKEVREIVQQSLSVGNFAARLLVRLFPELFTAENLRLQYNHSGACNKKQLDPTRLRLIRHYVEAVYPVEKMEEVWHYECIPSIDERCRRPNRKKCDILKKAKKVEK encoded by the coding sequence GCGCTCCTAGCAGGCATGCGGAACCGGGAGAACAGCTCGCCCTGCCAGGGCAACGGGGAGCAGGCAGGCAGGGGCAAGAGCTCGGGCTCCGTGTGGCCGGGCGAGGAGGAGCCCAGCAACGACGTGACCACGCCCTCCTACAAAAAGCCTCTGTACGGCATCTCGCACAAGATCATGGAGAAGAAGAACCCTCCCACCGGAGACGCGCTTAACACGTTCGAGCTCTTCGAGAAGGCGAACCCCAGGAACAGCCCCTCACCGCTGCGGCTCCTGAACGAGCCACAGAAGCGGGACGGCGGCGGTGCCACGGCAGCCACCGATGGTGACCCCAACATCTACTTTCTCATCCAGAAGATGTTCTACATGCTCAACACGCTCTCCTCCAACATGTCGCAGCTGCACAGCAAGGTGGACCTGCTCTCCCTGGAGGTGAGCCGCATCAAGAAGCAGGTGAGCCCCACCGAGATGGTAGCCAAGTTCCAGCCGCCCCCCGAGTACCAGCTCACGGCAGCCGAGCTCAAGCAGATCGTGGACCAGAGCCTGTCGGGCGGCGACCTGGCCTGCCGCCTGCTGGTGCAGCTCTTCCCTGAGCTCTTCAGCGACGTGGACTTCTCCCGGGGCTGCAGCGCCTGCGGCTTTGCGGCCAAGCGGAAGCTGGAGTCGCTGCACCTGCAGCTCATCCGCAACTATGTGGAGGTCTACTACCCATCGGTGAAGGACACGGCCGTGTGGCAGGCTGAGTGCCTGCCCCAGCTGAACGACTTCTTCAGCCGCTTCTGGGCCCAACGGGAAATGGAGGACAGCCAGCCTGGCGGCCAGGTCGCCGGCTTCTTCGAGGCTGAGCAGGTGGACACCGGCCACTTCCTGGACAGCAAAGACCAGGAGGAGGCCCTGTCCCTGGACCGGAGCAGTACCATCGCCTCGGACCACGTGGTGGACACGCAGGACCTAACTGAATTCCTGGACGAAGCCTCGTCGCCCGGGGAGTTCGCCGTCTTCCTTCTGCACCGGCTCTTCCCCGAGCTCTTCGACCACCGGAAGCTGGGCGAGCAGTACAGCTGCTACGGGGACGGAGGCAAGCAGGAGCTGGACCCACAGAGGCTGCAGATCATCCGCAACTACACGGAGATCTACTTCCCCGACAtgcaggaggaggaggcctgGCTGCAGCAGTGCGCCCAGCGCATGAACGACGAGCTGGAGGGCCTGGGGCTGGACGCGGGCAGCGAGGGCGAGCCCCCGCGGGACGACTGCTACGACTCTTCCAGCCTTCCCGATGACATCTCCGTGGTCAAGGTGGAAGACAGCTTCGAGGGCGAGCGGCCCGGCCGGCGGTCCAAGAAGATCTGGCTGGTGCCCATCGACTTCGACAAGCTGGAGATCCCGCAGCCCGACTTCGAGGTGCCTGGCGCCGACTGCCTGCTCAGCAAGGAGCAGCTGCGCAGCATCTACGAGAGCAGCCTGTCCATTGGCAACTTTGCCTCACGCCTGCTCGTGCACCTGTTCCCCGAGCTCTTCACCCACGAGAACCTGCGCAAGCAGTACAACTGCAGCGGCTCCCTGGGCAAGAAGCAGCTGGACCCGTCCCGCATCAAGCTCATCCGCCACTACGTGCAGCTGCTCTACCCGCGGGCCAAGAATGACCGCGTCTGGACACTGGAGTTCGTGGGCAAACTGGACGAGCGCTGCCGGCGCCGGGACACAGAGCAGAGGCGCTCCTACCAGCAGCAGCGCAAGGTCCATGTGCCGGGCCCGGAGTGCAGGGACCTGGCCAGCTATGCAATCAACCCCGAGCGGTTCCGGGAGGAATTTGAGGGGCCCCCGCTGCCCCCCGAAAGGAGCAGCAAGGACTTCTGCAAGATCCCCCTGGACGAGCTGGTGGTGCCCTCGCCCGACTTCCCGGTGCCTTCGCCGTACCTGCTGTCAGACAAGGAGGTGCGCGAGATCGTGCAGCAGAGCCTCTCTGTGGGCAACTTCGCCGCCCGGCTGCTCGTCAGGCTCTTCCCCGAACTCTTCACCGCCGAGAACCTCCGGCTGCAGTACAACCACTCCGGGGCGTGCAACAAGAAGCAGCTGGACCCCACGCGGCTGAGGCTCATCCGCCACTACGTGGAGGCCGTGTACCCGGTGGAGAAGATGGAGGAGGTGTGGCACTACGAATGTATCCCCAGCATCGACGAACGGTGCCGCCGCCCCAACAGGAAGAAATGCGACATCCTGAAGAAAGCCAAGAAGGTGGAGAAGTGA